AAACTAGTGGCCAGAAGCCCAGAAGAGAAGGGAGAGGagcaaatttattttttagacgTTCTACTTCACATCTCCTAACTGAAGTGAAGCAGCATTTCTGATGGCAATGTCATAGGCAAGCATGATTGAAATGTATTCCTACTCCTTAGTTagaatattgaaatgaaatttaaattttggtgACTTTAGTgctattaatttgaattttagcTACATTATTACATTAATTTTAGACTGAGCAACTATTAGTATATTTTAATGTCATATTTGTTATACTAAAACATCTTTCATTGACAGCATAGGACTACAAAAAGCTATTTATGCAGTTCCGTTAATACGTAATATAGATCACCAAAACATGACACAAACTTTTACGTTCCTTGCTATTTTAATATGTCAATCTGCTGAATGATACAAAATGAATGAACGTCATAATCGTAAAAAGGCTTATATGCCACGAAATATTTAAGATAACTTGCCTTCTCTTTAAGATACTTGAATGCGACTTTCTTCTGTTCTGCTTCGTAAATGTTGCATTGAGAGTATATCTGATGGAAAGAAAcaaagattaaataaaataagaaaaccaaAAGCAGGTCAAATTCACAAACTTGTTGAACATGGTCAAATGAAAAAGAACTATAACCTGAGATTCTACACTGACACAAACAGCATAGATGCCCCAGTTTCTTGTGTAATTATTGTACAAATGCACTTTTCCAAATCTAACGCGAGGATGTCGCTGTTGAGTCCCATCAAAAAAGCAATGGTGAATGGTTACCCGAATGCATCTATCACCAATGTGAGATGGATCTGCCCCAATAACCATTGTCATGTTGTGATGTGAAAAGTGGCACCTGAAAAATAACAACTTTACACATAATCAAAtgctaaaatcaaaattagaaaaagaaaatgtagTAAGCTTCAGAGGGTGGGAATTTTTTGCACCTAGAAACAGTTATATCTGTGCTTTCTCGTGTGATATCTATCAGCCCACAATCATAATCACGAAGGCTGCAACGGTCTATCCATATGTGCTTCGAGTGAGGTTTAATCTGAATGGCAGTGGCATCAGGTCCTCTACCGCCATCAAACGCTAGGTTGCATATGATAACATGCTCACATTCCTTTAGTCTCAAACCCTTCCCGGTGAGTTTTATCTTTTGCCCCCGCCCATCAATTGTCTTATAAGATGACACACTGAGACAAGTCTGAAGATTTATGGTGCCCGACACTTCAAAGACAATCCAAAGAGGCTCTTTACTCTGGCATCCATCCCTCAGTGATCCTGGCCCGTCATCTGTTATCACATAAAATTTCATCTAAGGTCGTTGTGATCACCAATCAAATAAGCGTCATTAGACGTTGTACAAGACATAcagagctataactcaaatggtataagcgctgagtTGGGTTCAAATTcttccacaagcgctcccccacaattataaaaaaaaaattatacatagcTTTACCAATTGACAAGATTAGCTAGaagtcaaataaaatttatttttcacatgcaactaaagaaacaaaaaactCAATTAAAGCTAGAAAACACAGAAGCAGCAGCAGCAGATTGATAACTCAGCAAAATTCAActcaaatacaaaacaaaaggtgccacaaaatcaacataacaaGTAAAACCCAATAAATGAAATACTATGACCTGCTAAAGTAGTGACATGATAGACGTGGCCGTGGAGTCCTCCGATGGAAAGACGGCCGAACCCCTCAGCTCGGCCGGCGAGGGAACGCAAGGTGGAGTCGGCGTGATTGTAAGGCAAAGAGTGTACCGGCtccataataataataatatacacGGCAAGCCTGGACGGACTCTGGTCGGGAATTGCTAAGTGTTTGCTGGTTGAAGATCAGTAGCTATTGTTGTGTCGTTTCCCATATGTAGGGAACAGCAAACTACGTAACACTGCTGAtgctgtttcttttttaacGGATTTTAATGCTTTTGCGGTTACAAATACTTTCTTAACTGAGAGAAACCGACAGATATCTTTTAATGGCTCTTCTGAACActtaattttggttaattttcaGCAAATTACTTTTTACACCCTTTCACATTCAACATAATTCACACTATATGAAAATAAGACAATATAATCTCTCAATTTTGTTTCTATCAACGATTTAGCCCGTTCATCCTTTTTTTGGTGTTGTTCAACAAAGTCAACAAAATTATATGGTcctccacttttatttttgttaacaaTTTAGTCccaacttttctttttttaacgatttcgtctctcatatttgaaaattaatttactccTCAATCTCTTGACTCATTGACTAACATCAAAAATGGACGGAGGGACTAAACTGTTGAGGAAACAACAATGAGGGGccatatagtttaattttcaaataaaagagattaaagtgtgaattatattAAATGTGAGGGGCCTCATAGCAATTTGCTCTTTGATTTTTCACTCACATTAGCCGTTAAAAAATAAGGGTGTTTATAGgttaaaaaaaagagaggaaatTACGCCATTTGTCAAATATAAGATTTGAACTTTTACACCATAGAAGataaaaataaccaaaattaTAAGAACGGCTGAAAGTCCGTTTTACTGATTGAGCAAAATTATGTTCTTGCACATTCCCAGCTCTTTTGATATATTGGACTTGATGATATTAAAAGGATTGTTGTAAATGCCAAATGTCTTGACAAATATCTTTGCATGAATTGAAAGGGTAGATTTTTCCGTTTATCGCTCCACATACTTAAAGGGCGTCTCTTTCAAACAAGACTTTGGACCAATTTTTTACTAATATTCCTGGATCCTATATAAATCAGAATATCGCATAAAACTTGCtaagaaaatgattttgagAATCCATAGCTACCACTGCGATAACTCCGAAATGATTATTTGAATCTACTGCAGCATCATAATGTAACTTGACAAACCCATGTTGAGGAGGATATCGGTGGCTGTTAAGATGAGGATTGATAATTGGAGACCCTTTCAGATCTTGGTTTATCAATTGATTGGCATCAAATTCTTCCATGGCTGCAACACTAAGCTGAATGATACTATTAATAGGCATTGTCTCTTGTTTGAAAACATTGTGAATCCTAGATTCCCAGATATAGCAAAGcatataacaaaataattttagagAATGCAAATTTAGGTCTAGTGAAGATAACACTTGATGAACTGATAGCCAAATGGAAGTAAAAGAAGAATGAAGATAATCTGGACGAAAGGATAAAGATGAAGCAAACCAGATATGACCATATTTTTGACAATGGAATAACATGTGATTAATTGATTCTTCCATATTACAGAATGGACAAAGGATAGAGGTTTGTAGCCTGAAGTTAAGAAGAGAACCAACCGAAAATTCATTATGAATACATctccaaataaatttttttatcttgtttttGGAATAGAGAGTCCCTAAAGAAACTGCCGATGCTTTTTGGAAAAGGATTGCGCATAAACCATGAAGTTTCTATTGGAATTCTGTAAGGCAATGTAATAGCCTGATTTTATAGAGTAATCTTTACTAGGATTGTAAtgccaaattaatttttagtgttCCAATAAGAGAGAGGGATACttagaattaaatttgcatCATCAAGATGAAACAAATATTGAACGAGAGGAATTTTGCACTGCCACTACTAGAAATCAGCAGAttggcgacggaatttagcgacggactcaaattccgtcgctaattacagAATTAACGACGGATTTGCCGACGGATTTGAAACCCGTCGGCAAATCCTGCCAAATGAAAGGCGGGAAGCTTCCCGCCTTTCTTTTAcgacggattagcgacggattagtgagtccgtcgctaaagttaGCGACAGATTcaacaatccgtcgctaatacaTGTGACTAAGTAAAACTCAACGTTTTGCTCAGTCTAGAGTAGCGACGGATTAGtgagtccgtcgctaaatttcaTGAGAAACCCCGAACGCTGCGTTTGGGCTCCAAGTTAGCGACGGATGTATCAATCCGTCGCTAACGCTTGGAGCCCAAACGCAGCGTTTCATTTATTATTGACATTAGCGACGGACCAGACGGTCCGTCGCTAATGTCAATAATAAACCTAACGCGCAGAACCCTTCTTCCCATTTCTCTTcttcctttaattttttttccgccGGTTCCTTCCTCTGTTCAGCCGTCCGCCTGACGCCGTTTCCTCCCTCCGTTCAGCCGTCCGCCTTCCTCCTTCCTCCCTTCGCCTTCCTCCTTCCTCCCTTCGCCGTCTGTTGTTCTCTCATCCATTGCCGTCCGTTCTCCTCCCTCCGTTCAGCCTGACGCCGCCGGCTCCGTCTCCGCCGCCTGCCGCTGGTCTCCACTTTAGAggtaagttattatttatttatttaaactatttacagatttaattttaggtttaaattaggtttttaaattaggtttattaatattagatttaaataaggtttatttaatttttacagatttaatattaggtttaaattagggttttaggattatttatttgttaattattgtttaataaaattagattGAAATTATATTACTATTGTTAGTTaggatttaataaaattaggttgaaattaggttaatttttaattagatattatttaaattagtttaattgtaTATTTGATGAGATTATAATATTAGgttagattttaattaggttaattttaattagataatatttaaattagtttaattgaatATATTGGATTAGATTATAATATTAGGTTAAATTTCAATTTCgataattttaaatgaaatatattttaattagtttaaacgGTATATTGGATTAGATTAGACTATTAGgttagattttaattaggttcaattgaaattgtttgtattcaatttttaataatttgataccTTATTAAtaatgttttgtttattttaatatttgattaaattagttaaattgttGAATGgtaggttaaaaaaattataattttgatttaatactGTTTTGGTTATTTTGGGATACGTACTGTTTGTCTGCaggctttccctgaaaaatgggtgatgctcatttttaggggaaatgctgccggattttcgttaaaaatataataacactTAGAATATTGGAAAAAAAACGTATCTtgataaagtattaatttgtaTTGTTATGATAATCTGATCCAAAACTATTAATGTAGGTTTGTTTCTGACGATTGTTGATAGCCGCCGATCATATCTCCTATttattgcggttctgctcttcaacaagtaagtgttactgcatttttgtatttcattttaattagttagagtaaattgaataactgtgcaatttaattaacaaagattttattcacaccgaataaaatcttacctagccgtagaaacccgtcccgtgtgttcaagagattgaacgacgcgggattgtacgtgtgtacagttcgtaaaactgccgtcgtctgcgtaatttgatcacgaaaaaacatatatgtatggatatggtataaaaatattcggtagttttctggcgtatgttctccgggtggctatttaatataggctgtgtaacgcttattccttacggaatatataattagcgttacacaccctatattatgtaatgcacctggggaacgacgccggaaggctgccgaatattttttccgtattcatgcatatatcgtgatcgaattatggggcgccagttttgcgaatgggataggaccctacccttttagcagtcaattacattgactttgctacattgagcttatgaaccagtacctaattgtacgtcctccagaaatgAACCCagaccgcagttggatgtatacGAGACATGACAGAGGCTTCCTGCCGCCTGATTTTTTCCCTAATCTTGAAGAGTTCGTGAATTTTGCTGTACAACATCCCGAGTGTATGAGTGGGGAAGAGATAAAATGCCCATGTTCTAGGACAAAATGTAGAAATACAAATTTTCGAGATGTCGAAGTTGTGAAACTACATGTCTTGCAGTCTGGGTTTGTTCcagattactatgtctggatTCACCACGGTGAGGTGAATGTCCCTCCTGTAGTTCAGCAGCCGGCTAATGAATACGATTACTATAATGCGGGAGGGGGAGATTTAAACTATGGccagagaatggttattgatgcTGCTGGTCCCGAAGTTTTTGAGGAAGAGACCCCGAATGACGAAGCTCGGAAGTTTTTTGATATGATGAGTGcggcagaagaagaaatatggcccgGAAATAGCAAACACTCACCCCTGTCCGcatctgttgaaattttggatattaagtGTCGACATCAGGGGTCGATATCTTTGATTGATGACACCTGCCGTTTAATACAAGAACTGCTTCCAGAGAACAACAAAATGCCGAAAAATTTTGCTAATATCAAGAAGCTGGTGAAAGGTCTCGGGTTGCCGGTCGAGGTTATTGATTGCTGTTTCCACAACTGTATGATTTACTGGGGGGCAGACGAGGATTTAACCCACTGTAAAGTTTGCACATTTCCTCGGTGGAAACCTGTAACGAAAAGCAATTCGGCCAAAAGAAGGGCTAACGTTCCGtacaaaaaaatgttttatttccctTTAACTCCGAGGCTGCAAAGATTGTACGCTTCCAAAGCCACAGCTAaacatatgacatggcacgctgaacatgaaatggaagacgagaagatgtgtcatccttctgactctccggcttggaaacggttcagtgagttgcatacagattttgctgacgaaacaagaaatatcaggctAGGCTTATGTACTGacgggtttcaaccatttggtagtTTTGGGAAAAATTATTCTTCCTGGCCAGTTATTGTGACGCCGTATAATCTGCCTCCtggcatgtgcatgaaggatgagtttatgtttcTAACAATACTTGTCCCGGGACCCGGTAATCCAAAAAACCATATGGATATTTTCCTGCAGCCATTAATAGCGGAGTTGAATCAGTTGTGGGAATCTGGAATCCGGACATATGACATTCAAAAACGgcagaattttcaaatgagggcggcgcttatgtggacaattaatgactttcccgcttattcaatgTTGTCCGGTTGGAGCACATCAGGAAGATTGGCATGTCCGCATTGTATGGAAAATACTGAGGCTTTCACGTTGCCCGAGAGTGGAaaacaatcgtggtttgattgccacagaAAGTTTTTACCTACAGGTCACCATTTCCGTCGGAATGTTACCGAATTCCGAAAAGGCAAACAAGTTAGACATCAATTTGGAGGTGTGAGGACTGGAGATGAAGTGTTAGCAGAGGTGGACGGTTTGGGGTTTAAGAGGGCCTATGAGAATGATGCTAAGGCTACGAATGATGAACTATCTAAAGGCCGTGGCTGGAACcgaaaaagtatattttggGATTTACCGTATTGGAGGACAAATGTGATCCGGcataatctcgatgtcatgcatattgagaaaaatgtatttgacaacgTTTTCAATACCGTGCTCAATGTACCTGGTAAGACGAAAGATACGGCAAAATCTCGGGCAGAGTTGAATAAAATTTGTGATCGTCCTGGCCTGGCACAAGATGAGGAAACTGGTAGATATCCAAAGGCtttgtatgctttggacagagatttaaaaaagattttgtTAGAATGGA
This region of Mercurialis annua linkage group LG1-X, ddMerAnnu1.2, whole genome shotgun sequence genomic DNA includes:
- the LOC126681912 gene encoding uncharacterized protein LOC126681912; the protein is MNPDRSWMYTRHDRGFLPPDFFPNLEEFVNFAVQHPECMSGEEIKCPCSRTKCRNTNFRDVEVVKLHVLQSGFVPDYYVWIHHGEVNVPPVVQQPANEYDYYNAGGGDLNYGQRMVIDAAGPEVFEEETPNDEARKFFDMMSAAEEEIWPGNSKHSPLSASVEILDIKCRHQGSISLIDDTCRLIQELLPENNKMPKNFANIKKLVKGLGLPVEVIDCCFHNCMIYWGADEDLTHCKVCTFPRWKPVTKSNSAKRRANVPYKKMFYFPLTPRLQRLYASKATAKHMTWHAEHEMEDEKMCHPSDSPAWKRFSELHTDFADETRNIRLGLCTDGFQPFGSFGKNYSSWPVIVTPYNLPPGMCMKDEFMFLTILVPGPGNPKNHMDIFLQPLIAELNQLWESGIRTYDIQKRQNFQMRAALMWTINDFPAYSMLSGWSTSGRLACPHCMENTEAFTLPESGKQSWFDCHRKFLPTGHHFRRNVTEFRKGKQVRHQFGGVRTGDEVLAEVDGLGFKRAYENDAKATNDELSKGRGWNRKSIFWDLPYWRTNVIRHNLDVMHIEKNVFDNVFNTVLNVPGKTKDTAKSRAELNKICDRPGLAQDEETGRYPKALYALDRDLKKILLEWIQKLKFPDGYVSNLSRCVDLNSLKMMGMKSHDCHVFMQRLLPIALRELLPAEVWEPLTELSIFFRELTATSLKKADLQRLELDIPKILCKLERIFPPSFFDSMEHLPVHLPYEAMMAGPVQYRWMYPFERYLRKLKNKVSNKGRVEGSISSGYLLEETAKFASFYFKDGDPMVPCRMQRNEVCEMDVDDDFDRLNIFKPKGRPVGACRNRYLDDAEYVAARSYILLNCPEIEPYREVFEGELYEFNPEITQTEVVVKLEREFAFWFEQYVSINVVLPS